In the genome of Halobacterium noricense, one region contains:
- a CDS encoding ABC transporter substrate-binding protein, with translation MIMSRESYDRRAVLKATGGAATLGLLAGCLGGGDGNGTDGDDGGSTTSTSGNGGGSSGSNSINIGSVQPLSGGFAPWGQAHSAGLSFAVDEINSNGGVLDGRNLNIVEANSESDPAEASSIFDRFAEQNDIVAATGPVSSDVGIRTSRTAQELGIPMVMHMAGSDETITSETRHSFRLGLLPAATTMQAQAEFVSDANYQNVAAIVGDYAWGRSVKSAINEHFDVDVNIQVAPVGASDFSSYIRQISQDVELVIASGHPPGSLSISQQLYELGYNPDVITGPGLPPTVIRSALGDNATRGFTHVHMTDVYTDKFAEVAQRFGEQVGEQFDTHTSYGYITGKMIAQAIENAGESNPEAVTEAIRNIEFETLFPEPIQYSEYGELKNQVQLYSTLSTEAPPYHPSGNYSLREEYRTEPLPALDPGN, from the coding sequence ATGATAATGTCGCGAGAATCCTACGACAGGCGCGCAGTTTTGAAAGCCACCGGTGGCGCAGCAACGCTCGGACTCCTCGCAGGCTGCTTGGGCGGGGGAGACGGGAACGGCACCGACGGAGACGACGGAGGCAGCACAACTAGCACCAGTGGTAACGGCGGTGGTAGCAGCGGTTCAAACTCCATCAACATCGGGTCAGTACAGCCGCTCTCCGGTGGGTTCGCCCCATGGGGACAGGCCCATTCGGCTGGCCTATCCTTCGCAGTCGACGAGATTAACAGTAATGGGGGCGTCCTTGACGGCCGGAATCTGAACATCGTCGAGGCGAATTCAGAGAGCGATCCTGCGGAGGCCTCGTCCATCTTTGACCGGTTTGCCGAGCAGAACGACATCGTGGCCGCCACGGGGCCCGTGAGCTCCGACGTCGGAATTCGGACATCACGAACCGCGCAGGAACTTGGCATTCCGATGGTGATGCACATGGCCGGTTCCGACGAGACAATCACCTCGGAGACGCGCCACTCATTTCGTCTCGGCCTGCTACCCGCGGCAACGACCATGCAGGCGCAGGCAGAGTTCGTCAGCGATGCTAACTATCAGAACGTTGCAGCCATCGTTGGTGACTATGCGTGGGGGCGGTCAGTCAAATCCGCTATAAACGAACACTTCGACGTTGACGTAAACATCCAAGTTGCACCTGTTGGGGCAAGCGACTTCAGTTCGTACATCCGACAGATTTCACAGGACGTCGAGTTGGTGATTGCGAGTGGGCACCCGCCGGGTTCGCTATCGATCTCGCAACAGCTCTATGAACTCGGCTACAACCCTGACGTGATCACCGGTCCCGGACTGCCGCCGACAGTCATCCGATCCGCGTTGGGTGACAACGCAACTCGTGGCTTTACGCACGTTCACATGACGGACGTGTACACCGACAAATTCGCAGAGGTTGCACAGCGCTTCGGAGAGCAAGTAGGAGAGCAGTTCGACACGCACACTTCCTACGGGTACATCACCGGCAAAATGATTGCACAAGCAATCGAAAATGCGGGTGAGTCGAACCCTGAAGCGGTTACCGAGGCGATCCGCAACATCGAGTTCGAAACGTTGTTCCCTGAACCGATCCAGTACTCCGAGTACGGCGAACTCAAGAATCAGGTTCAGCTGTACAGTACTCTTTCGACGGAAGCACCGCCGTACCATCCGTCGGGCAACTACAGTCTTCGGGAGGAGTACCGGACCGAACCGCTCCCTGCGCTGGATCCCGGGAATTGA
- a CDS encoding branched-chain amino acid ABC transporter permease, protein MVSVSTLAALAIDGLAFGASLALLGVGITLVYGLGEVLNLAIGAFAVIAAISSALLVDAGAPLPAAVFGGLALVGVFSLLVDRTLLSLVYRSEGEERILLGIFTTLGLSVLLEGIMINYVSSQYSLPLNISPIRVGSSVVTGTSVVSIIVAAVVLAVLFLFLNQTFLGKATRTIFQDERGARLVGIDPRQIRTLVFVLSALVAGLAGILAAARSNVSVSTSFQYTTFALIVSIVGGVRSIIGAVIAGLLLGLVNTYANFFIGSYFATVVLFSAAIVFLLIRPEVMSS, encoded by the coding sequence ATGGTATCAGTTAGCACACTCGCGGCGCTCGCTATTGACGGGCTTGCGTTCGGCGCGTCCTTAGCGCTGCTCGGCGTGGGTATCACGCTTGTGTATGGGCTCGGAGAAGTGCTGAATCTAGCAATCGGGGCATTCGCAGTAATCGCAGCTATCAGTTCCGCGCTATTAGTTGACGCGGGAGCTCCGCTTCCAGCGGCCGTTTTTGGAGGCCTCGCGCTGGTCGGCGTTTTCAGTTTACTCGTCGATCGGACACTTCTCTCACTCGTATACCGCTCCGAAGGCGAGGAACGCATCCTACTTGGCATTTTTACGACATTAGGGCTTTCAGTCCTACTGGAAGGTATCATGATCAACTACGTCTCCTCACAGTACTCGCTCCCGCTGAATATTTCGCCGATTCGCGTCGGGAGCTCCGTCGTCACCGGGACATCTGTAGTGAGCATCATCGTCGCAGCGGTGGTCTTAGCCGTTCTATTCCTCTTCCTGAACCAGACGTTTCTCGGAAAGGCGACGCGAACAATCTTCCAAGACGAGCGTGGCGCTCGTCTAGTCGGAATTGACCCGCGACAGATTCGAACCCTAGTATTCGTCCTCTCGGCACTGGTCGCGGGGCTAGCCGGCATTCTCGCAGCCGCACGGTCAAACGTCAGCGTCTCGACCAGCTTCCAGTACACGACGTTCGCACTCATCGTCTCGATTGTCGGTGGAGTCCGGAGCATCATCGGCGCCGTCATCGCCGGTCTTCTACTCGGGCTGGTTAACACATATGCGAACTTCTTCATCGGATCGTACTTCGCAACAGTTGTCCTCTTCAGCGCCGCAATCGTTTTCCTGCTCATCCGACCGGAGGTGATGTCGTCATGA
- a CDS encoding branched-chain amino acid ABC transporter permease, producing MNSDVLPGARKLAFVGLLFVIAPLPILESGYYIGVLSRIVLFALFALALNIVFGHNDQLFLFMGGLGGFGAYTTALIADSVGVSPWIGLPVAALLCGIIGFSVSWISARQRFTVILISILTLNLQLVFEEVFIGARGFTGGSTGFPYELFSLSSIADAAGVSTGVVIYYITLAFLLAGMVMYLWLIESSRYGVAFEAIREDETAAESIGINVVRYKAIAGFVAGVLIAVAGTMLAREASYITPSVFTFLAVDFIALIALIVGGIRRTYGPIVGAVIVELIEAALGTYASSWRTAIFGLLLIVLFLYFRSGVIVAVEEFLEKRDISMGGGNSGDQARAEG from the coding sequence ATGAACAGCGACGTTCTCCCGGGCGCACGCAAACTCGCATTCGTTGGTCTCCTGTTCGTCATCGCTCCGCTCCCGATACTGGAAAGCGGCTACTATATCGGCGTGCTCTCCCGAATCGTCCTGTTCGCTCTGTTCGCGCTCGCGCTGAATATCGTGTTCGGACACAACGACCAGCTGTTCCTCTTCATGGGTGGTCTCGGTGGCTTCGGGGCTTACACCACGGCTCTGATTGCCGACAGCGTCGGTGTTTCACCGTGGATTGGACTCCCAGTCGCCGCGCTTCTATGTGGAATTATCGGTTTCTCAGTCAGTTGGATCTCCGCCCGACAGCGTTTCACCGTCATCCTCATTTCGATCCTGACGTTGAACCTCCAGTTGGTTTTCGAGGAAGTGTTCATCGGCGCTCGCGGCTTCACAGGCGGATCGACTGGATTCCCCTACGAACTGTTCTCGCTAAGCAGTATCGCGGACGCCGCAGGCGTATCAACGGGGGTCGTAATCTACTACATCACACTAGCGTTCCTGCTCGCTGGAATGGTCATGTACCTGTGGCTAATTGAGTCCTCACGCTACGGAGTCGCGTTTGAGGCGATCCGTGAAGACGAAACTGCGGCCGAATCTATCGGCATCAACGTCGTCCGATACAAGGCAATCGCAGGGTTCGTCGCCGGCGTTCTCATCGCAGTCGCCGGGACGATGCTGGCCCGTGAGGCGTCGTACATTACCCCCTCGGTGTTCACGTTCCTCGCAGTCGACTTCATCGCCTTGATCGCCCTCATCGTCGGAGGAATTCGACGGACCTACGGACCAATTGTCGGTGCGGTCATCGTCGAACTCATCGAAGCTGCGCTCGGGACGTACGCATCGAGCTGGCGAACCGCGATTTTCGGCCTGCTGCTCATCGTGCTATTCCTGTACTTCCGTAGCGGGGTCATCGTAGCGGTCGAAGAGTTCCTCGAGAAACGAGATATCTCGATGGGTGGAGGTAACAGCGGGGATCAAGCTCGGGCAGAAGGATAA
- a CDS encoding MBL fold metallo-hydrolase, translated as MQSISLQNAVFEGENTIYLLGEGAEGPLTLLDSGFDDQKIRAQVEDGLASVGYSVADIDQILLTHYHGDHAGLAGWIQQKSDATVRMHPTDAHLAAHESGAIQELRDRQESSFADWGMPEAKREELRAEFEREIDLSTGTLTVEPISDGETVRAGPYELTACHLPGHTAGHVGYLSSDERLLWGGDVLLPHYTPNIGGADVRLDDALATYLDTLAELVSLDLAAVWPGHRERIDDPSERAREIYHHHRDRTRHVVNVLREFGPLDTWSVSHRLFGELHEIHILHGPGEAHVHLEHLETHDVVSATDGVYALRDSDPDLDEFFPHFSTNPEANQ; from the coding sequence ATGCAGTCGATTAGTCTGCAAAACGCAGTCTTTGAAGGTGAGAACACCATCTATCTGCTGGGTGAAGGCGCCGAAGGGCCGCTTACCCTTCTTGATTCAGGCTTCGATGACCAGAAAATACGAGCACAAGTAGAAGACGGTCTGGCTAGCGTCGGATACTCCGTTGCAGATATTGACCAGATCCTGCTAACACATTACCACGGAGATCATGCTGGCCTCGCAGGTTGGATTCAACAGAAAAGTGATGCTACTGTCCGTATGCATCCGACCGATGCTCACCTCGCGGCCCACGAAAGTGGCGCTATTCAGGAACTTCGTGATCGACAGGAGAGCTCCTTCGCTGACTGGGGAATGCCGGAAGCGAAACGTGAGGAGCTACGTGCTGAATTCGAACGTGAGATTGACTTGAGTACTGGCACGCTGACTGTCGAGCCCATTTCAGACGGCGAAACGGTGCGCGCTGGCCCGTACGAACTTACTGCTTGCCACCTTCCGGGTCACACTGCCGGCCACGTTGGCTATTTGAGTTCTGATGAACGTCTCCTCTGGGGAGGGGACGTTTTACTCCCGCATTATACACCAAATATTGGTGGGGCGGATGTCCGTCTCGACGATGCTCTTGCAACGTATCTCGATACGCTCGCCGAGCTTGTTTCCCTCGACCTGGCGGCAGTCTGGCCAGGCCATCGTGAGCGTATCGATGACCCAAGCGAACGGGCAAGAGAGATCTATCATCATCACCGCGATCGTACAAGACACGTCGTAAACGTGTTGCGTGAATTCGGTCCTCTCGATACGTGGTCCGTGAGCCACAGGCTCTTCGGGGAACTTCACGAAATTCACATCCTTCACGGACCGGGTGAAGCTCACGTCCACCTCGAGCATCTGGAGACACACGATGTAGTTTCAGCGACCGACGGCGTCTACGCTCTTCGCGACTCGGACCCGGACCTCGACGAATTCTTTCCCCACTTCTCAACGAATCCAGAAGCGAATCAGTAG
- a CDS encoding 2Fe-2S iron-sulfur cluster-binding protein, producing the protein MATTYQVEFVDEGRTIEIPENKPILEAAEEAGLDVPYQCRMGVCGVCSAIRVEEGDVEQVEGMFLSGGEKEEGYVLTCVATPRSDLRLRTNESP; encoded by the coding sequence ATGGCCACAACATACCAAGTCGAGTTTGTCGACGAAGGTCGGACCATCGAAATCCCGGAAAACAAGCCAATTCTTGAAGCAGCTGAAGAAGCAGGTCTCGACGTGCCTTACCAATGCCGAATGGGGGTCTGTGGCGTGTGTTCAGCCATCCGTGTTGAAGAGGGAGACGTCGAACAAGTCGAAGGAATGTTCCTTTCTGGTGGGGAGAAGGAGGAAGGATATGTCCTTACTTGCGTGGCGACACCGCGCTCAGACCTCCGCCTTCGAACTAACGAGAGCCCGTAA
- a CDS encoding GNAT family N-acetyltransferase translates to MGVQIRHATTEDGEQILNLWHGFTDHLAQYDDRYRHKEQANDRWLSYFENQLVDSKYGTVVLAEEENELIGVLEARIVGNHPIFRLANHGYVNGLYVKEAHRGQGIGADLLDKAGEWFSTSPRDADFYRIDVLAGDEEATEKLEEYGLEPVEHVYEKDI, encoded by the coding sequence ATGGGAGTTCAAATACGGCATGCAACTACGGAAGACGGCGAACAAATCCTCAATCTGTGGCACGGCTTCACCGACCACCTCGCCCAATACGACGACCGCTACCGACACAAAGAGCAAGCGAACGACCGGTGGCTGTCCTACTTCGAAAACCAACTCGTCGACTCGAAGTACGGAACGGTAGTTCTCGCTGAAGAGGAAAACGAACTCATCGGCGTTCTCGAAGCACGTATCGTCGGGAATCACCCAATCTTCCGACTCGCGAATCACGGTTACGTCAACGGGCTCTACGTGAAAGAAGCCCACCGTGGGCAGGGAATCGGAGCGGATCTCCTCGACAAAGCCGGCGAATGGTTCTCAACGTCGCCACGTGATGCTGATTTCTATCGCATCGATGTTTTGGCAGGCGACGAGGAGGCCACCGAGAAGCTGGAAGAGTATGGGCTCGAGCCGGTCGAACATGTCTACGAAAAAGACATCTAA
- a CDS encoding Phenylacetic acid catabolic protein, which translates to MPSEKEFKKQLQNGRMIESEDEMTEGYRDALKTTLKVSGDTELMSAPAYYEQSMNAPTLDARASCVSVIQDELGHGHIAYRLLEDLGEDREELIYDREPHEFRNTYGFDQHLETFAELVCGHGLFDRAGMVLLSDIEENTSYAPWKRALRKVGKEEQFHLRHGETWMRRLVGKSDKMESRVQDAVDWMFPMGIEWFGLPDDKKHNDDQLEYRIKGKSNDELRQEWLSHIVPLSEELGLDVPAHYDDESDEYVLEYDMPVAFDEENKEWHFDEPISWDDVIDRWRSRGPANEKYVNMIQSGQIEVET; encoded by the coding sequence ATGCCTAGCGAGAAAGAGTTTAAAAAGCAGTTGCAGAACGGGCGGATGATCGAGTCGGAAGACGAGATGACTGAGGGGTACCGGGACGCACTGAAGACCACGCTCAAAGTGTCCGGTGACACTGAGCTGATGAGTGCGCCTGCATACTACGAGCAGTCGATGAACGCGCCGACACTCGACGCTCGTGCGTCCTGCGTGAGCGTCATTCAAGATGAGCTCGGCCACGGTCACATCGCGTACCGGCTCCTCGAGGACCTCGGCGAGGATCGGGAAGAACTCATCTACGACCGCGAACCACACGAGTTCCGGAATACGTACGGATTCGACCAGCACCTCGAAACGTTCGCGGAACTCGTCTGTGGCCACGGACTGTTCGACCGTGCCGGAATGGTTCTCCTCAGCGACATCGAAGAGAACACTTCCTACGCGCCGTGGAAGCGCGCACTCCGCAAGGTCGGCAAGGAAGAGCAGTTCCACCTCCGTCACGGTGAAACCTGGATGCGCCGCTTAGTCGGCAAATCGGACAAAATGGAGAGTCGCGTGCAGGATGCCGTCGATTGGATGTTCCCGATGGGAATTGAGTGGTTCGGCCTCCCAGACGACAAAAAGCACAACGACGACCAGCTTGAGTATCGTATCAAGGGGAAGTCGAACGACGAACTCCGCCAGGAATGGCTGAGCCATATCGTCCCTCTGTCCGAGGAACTGGGCCTCGACGTGCCCGCACACTACGACGACGAGAGCGACGAGTACGTGCTCGAATACGACATGCCGGTCGCCTTCGACGAGGAGAACAAAGAGTGGCACTTTGACGAGCCCATTTCGTGGGACGACGTCATCGACCGGTGGCGCTCGCGCGGGCCGGCTAACGAGAAGTACGTCAATATGATCCAATCTGGTCAAATTGAGGTCGAAACCTGA
- a CDS encoding metal-sulfur cluster assembly factor, whose amino-acid sequence MSANTAAPNSAHPAPDDVDEFEQELWNTLDEVPDPHIPVSLVEMAMIYDVTVDDGDVTVTMTYPCMGCPAYDMIQEDVRAVLRVVDGVTSVSIDVTWDPVWSKDMLSEHAHEELREAGIGL is encoded by the coding sequence ATGAGCGCCAACACGGCTGCGCCTAACTCGGCACATCCCGCACCGGACGACGTCGATGAGTTCGAGCAGGAACTCTGGAACACGTTGGACGAAGTGCCCGACCCACATATTCCGGTTAGTTTGGTCGAGATGGCGATGATATACGACGTCACCGTGGATGACGGCGATGTCACCGTAACGATGACCTATCCGTGTATGGGCTGTCCCGCCTACGACATGATCCAGGAGGACGTTCGTGCGGTATTACGCGTCGTTGACGGCGTAACGTCCGTCTCCATCGACGTGACGTGGGACCCAGTTTGGTCGAAGGACATGCTCAGCGAACACGCCCACGAGGAACTCCGCGAGGCAGGGATTGGTCTATGA
- a CDS encoding phenylacetic acid degradation PaaB family protein, protein MSTKYHVFTRLSAGDDIMHVGTVNADSPRLAKTYAYRTYDEEDWDYMAVVSDDNLIPVEEHSVIEGGKP, encoded by the coding sequence ATGAGTACGAAATACCACGTCTTTACGCGATTGAGCGCTGGTGACGACATAATGCACGTCGGAACTGTGAACGCAGATTCCCCACGACTCGCGAAAACGTACGCCTATCGAACCTACGACGAAGAGGACTGGGACTACATGGCTGTCGTTAGTGACGACAACCTGATCCCCGTCGAGGAACACTCCGTAATTGAAGGAGGAAAGCCATGA
- a CDS encoding Phenylacetic acid catabolic protein has product MSDDNWPESAVDYIQAIADTKALLGQRYAEWMLQGPSLEDDISGASNAQDEIGQVRQLFRKLEDQGRDSDWLESEREPDEYANAETLDERATTWPSFMVQVALTDRAAWLLLDAIDHPDFTGMVQKMGEDEYFHLEHHDARLESLANSQPKAVEAALETYLPGALAFIGPATYGSDDDPLTAAGFTDRAVAEIRGAFHEHYVALFEGTNVAVPSLDDSVPDPSTWNETRRRRNGGHVESDVVRELQGISNKEYVIE; this is encoded by the coding sequence ATGAGCGACGATAACTGGCCCGAGTCGGCTGTCGACTACATTCAGGCAATTGCTGACACGAAAGCTCTGCTCGGGCAGCGCTATGCAGAATGGATGCTACAGGGCCCGAGTCTCGAAGACGATATTTCAGGAGCTAGCAACGCCCAAGACGAAATCGGGCAAGTTCGCCAGCTCTTCCGCAAGCTCGAAGATCAGGGTCGTGACAGCGACTGGCTCGAGAGCGAGCGTGAACCGGACGAGTACGCGAACGCAGAGACGCTTGACGAGCGTGCAACCACGTGGCCTTCGTTCATGGTTCAGGTCGCACTCACGGACCGTGCAGCGTGGCTCCTACTGGACGCCATCGACCATCCGGATTTCACGGGGATGGTCCAGAAGATGGGCGAGGACGAATACTTCCACCTCGAACACCACGATGCACGGTTGGAGTCCCTCGCTAACTCCCAGCCCAAAGCTGTCGAGGCCGCTCTGGAGACGTACCTCCCGGGAGCACTCGCGTTCATCGGGCCAGCAACCTACGGCTCAGACGACGATCCGCTGACCGCGGCGGGTTTCACGGATAGAGCAGTTGCGGAGATACGCGGTGCATTCCACGAGCATTACGTCGCGCTCTTCGAAGGGACTAACGTCGCCGTCCCATCGCTTGATGACAGCGTCCCCGATCCGAGCACGTGGAACGAGACGCGACGACGTCGTAATGGCGGCCACGTCGAATCTGACGTTGTTCGCGAACTCCAGGGGATTTCGAACAAGGAATACGTGATTGAATGA
- a CDS encoding PaaD-like zinc ribbon domain-containing protein produces MSSQTISRMTRDTETDADRDDVDSPVAVCPFCESDDTELESTFGSEVSKSQYYCQACRTIFERIKFDGTTPSTGREHDGSR; encoded by the coding sequence ATGAGCTCACAGACCATCTCACGGATGACACGGGATACTGAAACGGACGCCGACCGCGACGACGTGGACTCACCAGTCGCGGTGTGTCCGTTCTGTGAATCCGACGATACCGAACTGGAATCGACGTTCGGCTCCGAGGTTTCGAAGAGCCAGTACTACTGTCAGGCGTGTCGAACGATTTTCGAGCGCATCAAGTTCGACGGAACGACGCCAAGCACTGGCCGCGAACACGACGGCTCACGGTGA
- a CDS encoding acyl-CoA dehydrogenase family protein, with the protein MALIEQAVSAEQRAVRERAEKFATEVVAERAEEIEQTGDFPRDVIEEAGDRGLLGILVPEEYGGLGSDFVAYCLAIERIAAESGAVAETIQGHTFAALPVLNFGTEAQRERLLADMVNGERVASMLLTEPNAGSSPTELETVAETMENGYRINGEKTFGTNAGVADIHLVVARKRPVPENGHGVSVFIVPSPDEVDGFTFERGEYLGMHGHVTGDSTFDDVVIDDDAILGSVGEGFRIAMGTIDKARTGLGAIGTGIADAAFESAVDYAGDREQGGQAVGEYQAVQVLVAEMDAKLASARHLVYDSATQIVEGDGDTRSSSRAKFTASEAAEFVTRNAMQVYGGKGYRTEYALERYYRDARILSIIGGTDEIQKTTVATELLGL; encoded by the coding sequence ATGGCACTCATCGAGCAGGCCGTATCTGCCGAACAGCGCGCAGTCCGTGAACGCGCCGAGAAATTCGCGACCGAAGTTGTCGCCGAGCGCGCCGAAGAAATCGAGCAAACCGGTGACTTCCCCCGCGACGTGATTGAGGAGGCGGGCGATCGCGGACTGCTGGGAATCCTTGTGCCTGAGGAATACGGGGGTCTCGGTTCCGATTTCGTGGCGTACTGTCTTGCTATCGAGCGAATCGCCGCGGAGAGTGGTGCCGTCGCCGAGACGATTCAGGGACATACCTTCGCGGCGTTACCGGTCTTGAACTTCGGAACTGAAGCCCAGCGTGAGCGGCTTCTCGCGGATATGGTAAATGGGGAACGGGTCGCATCGATGCTCCTCACGGAACCTAACGCTGGATCTTCCCCGACAGAACTTGAGACCGTCGCGGAAACGATGGAGAATGGCTATCGGATTAACGGCGAGAAGACGTTCGGTACGAATGCCGGCGTCGCAGATATTCATCTCGTCGTTGCACGTAAGCGACCGGTGCCCGAGAATGGTCACGGGGTCAGTGTCTTCATCGTGCCAAGTCCTGACGAAGTAGACGGCTTCACCTTCGAGCGCGGCGAGTACCTCGGTATGCACGGGCACGTCACTGGAGATTCAACCTTCGATGACGTTGTTATTGACGACGACGCGATCCTCGGGAGCGTCGGAGAAGGGTTCCGGATCGCTATGGGCACCATCGACAAGGCACGTACCGGTTTGGGTGCTATTGGGACTGGTATTGCCGATGCCGCGTTCGAGAGCGCCGTCGATTACGCGGGCGATCGTGAACAAGGTGGACAGGCAGTCGGTGAGTATCAAGCGGTTCAGGTTCTCGTCGCGGAGATGGACGCGAAGCTCGCGTCAGCGCGCCATCTCGTTTACGACTCCGCGACCCAGATTGTGGAGGGCGACGGCGATACTCGATCGTCCTCGAGGGCAAAGTTCACTGCGAGCGAAGCTGCCGAGTTCGTCACTCGAAACGCGATGCAAGTGTATGGCGGCAAGGGATACCGGACAGAGTATGCTCTCGAACGGTACTACCGCGACGCCCGAATTCTCTCCATAATCGGTGGCACTGATGAGATTCAGAAGACGACCGTAGCGACGGAGCTTCTCGGGTTATAA
- a CDS encoding MBL fold metallo-hydrolase: MAVHHISHDDSSPEGSNSTYFVPESRLIVDPGPPTEGSWHTLIDGIEATEFSITDVDHIVVTHWHVDHAGLAPRLADVAGAQIHMHEDDAPLVADYDNARETRLSRDADHLRKWGVPDDVVAAIRENDTTSPMPAEYLVVTHTSGDRIADYTVYSAPGHTKGHLVIANGTYCFVGDAVLPTYTPNVGGSDTRLDNALATYFETLEQLETILEEHQTTQPGHGISVAIPSRLDEIRQHHDDRVETMVATLDEEVAKTPWGVACACFGEISGIHAKMGAGEAAAHLAYAEANDDVQRVGLHPVRYVRAT; this comes from the coding sequence ATGGCAGTACATCACATCAGTCACGACGACAGTAGTCCCGAAGGATCGAATAGCACGTATTTCGTCCCGGAGTCCAGGCTCATCGTTGATCCTGGGCCGCCGACCGAGGGGTCGTGGCACACACTCATAGATGGGATCGAAGCTACTGAGTTCTCTATCACTGATGTCGACCATATTGTTGTCACCCACTGGCACGTCGACCACGCAGGACTTGCGCCACGACTCGCGGATGTTGCGGGTGCACAAATACACATGCATGAAGACGATGCACCACTCGTTGCGGACTACGACAACGCACGCGAGACGCGGCTTAGCCGGGACGCCGATCACCTTCGTAAATGGGGAGTACCTGACGACGTCGTGGCGGCGATTCGTGAAAACGATACAACGTCGCCGATGCCCGCGGAATATCTTGTCGTGACCCACACGTCGGGGGACCGAATTGCAGACTACACTGTTTATTCGGCACCTGGCCACACGAAGGGGCACCTCGTTATCGCGAACGGCACCTATTGCTTCGTAGGTGACGCGGTACTCCCGACGTACACTCCTAACGTTGGTGGGAGTGACACCCGGCTAGACAACGCTCTAGCCACCTACTTCGAGACGCTCGAACAGCTCGAGACAATCCTCGAAGAACACCAGACGACTCAGCCAGGGCATGGAATCAGTGTCGCTATCCCCAGTCGACTCGACGAGATACGCCAACACCACGATGATCGCGTCGAAACGATGGTGGCCACACTTGACGAAGAGGTAGCGAAAACGCCCTGGGGCGTCGCCTGCGCGTGCTTCGGGGAGATATCCGGCATCCACGCGAAGATGGGCGCAGGCGAAGCAGCCGCTCATCTTGCCTACGCAGAAGCGAATGATGACGTACAGCGCGTCGGTCTTCACCCCGTACGATACGTCCGAGCGACGTGA